The following is a genomic window from Nicotiana tabacum cultivar K326 chromosome 3, ASM71507v2, whole genome shotgun sequence.
ttttaaatatatttcaaAAACCGTggtaaaagaaaaattatttgactCTTTAAAAGTGAAACATATGAAGTACCTCTTTACGGAATTTCTGATTGGGAGCAAGAAACCTATTGCCTTGACTATTAATAGTAGGAGCAGCACTACCACCAATGGCATACATTTCCCAGTGGGTATAGTCATTATTCACCACATGAAAATAACCATGTCTACACCTCGGCATTCTCTGCACCAAACCTTCACCAAAATGATTAAAGGCAACTGTAACTTGCATGCCTTTATCCTGCGTAAAAGAATCACTATGTCCCAATAACATGACCTTATCATGATGAGTAAAATAGTTGTTAGAAATTGTAATTGCTGTGGATCCATGAATTGCATCAATTAGACCGTCGTGGCAATTTGACAAGGAACAATGATCCACCCATATATTCTTCCCTCCGAAAATTGAAATGCCGTCTCCGTCGGAAACATCCCACCATCCTGAATGGTGCGGTGAGTCCCTAATATTGCCGTTACCACTCTGCTTGCAGTCGTGTATATTAATCCCGTGTATGATAATGTTCGTGCTGTAATGGATTGTAATGCAAGGACCACCTGAAATAGTCGTGTGGAGTAGCATATTCAGTTATAATAAGAACATAAAGGTTGAAATCATCAAATTTTAAATTCTGGATCTGCTTCTGACCTGAAATGTGAACGCTAGTGCCCCGGCCATCTATGGTCTTGAAAGAGTTCATGACGAGTTCTTGCTTGAGCTGAATGACCATGTCTCTTTTGAAAATGATCCACAAAGGCTCATCTTGTATAACAGCATGTCTTAGGGTTCCGGGTTTAGGGTTTACGGGATCATCGTTCCCTGAGTCAGTGACCACGTAAATTCTTCCATTTCTTCCTCCAATAGCATCCTTTCCGAAGCCAATGGCGCAATCAGCTAAACGTTGGCGATTTTTTTCCCAATTGGGGTCACAACGCCAACAATCATCAATCGGATTTCCTGTTCCACACGACAAATAGCCCAAGTTCCTCCTCGTCAATGAAGCATTGATGCTCCTGCTCAAAACAACACGAATTAACAATAACCATAatcacccagtataatcccactagtggaatCTCATCTCAAAACAACACGAATTATTAAGCAAAAATAATAATGAACATAAAAGTTTATGTCACTAGTGACATTTGTTTTACCTATGAACTTCTTGTACCACAAGCTCTGGATCTTGGATTGAAGAAACAAGAAGTGGGGTTAGCAGTAGTGTGACaaaaagaacaaatatgaagagaAGACTTGACATATTAATGGGGCTAAACTATAAAGAAGAGCCCTATACTAAGAGAAGTACTAAAGAATTTTTAGTTTAATGGTGTAGAGCTGAGTAAAAGACGAAGAGATGGGGCAGAGCTTATAAAGCAGGGGAAAGCCGGGAAGAATGGCGTGATTAAACTAGAGGTGGGCCACACTTTATCATAATTTCAGATGATGTTTTGCTTCGATTCCCACTTGGTAGTTTTTGATCGTTAgtttagttaatttttttttcctttttttcgtgCAATTTGTATATCATGCCcctttataattttgaatttaagaaaattaTAATCTTTGTAGATCTCTTACGTGTGTTCGGAGAGGAAAGCCTCACATTTGGGGATAATGTGTTCTCTAACAAAGACAACTTCATACCTTAGACCCGAACCTTGTAGAATACCTACCACTCAAAGTACAACTCTTATTTGTAAGATAAAAGGCTGGTGCACTACGTTGCTACTATGTGCGAGCTCCGGGGAAGGGTCGGATCACAAATGTCTATTGtatgcagtcttaccctgcatttttgcaagaggatGTTTCCACGATTTGACGCATGATCTCCTGATCACATGGAACAATTTTATCAGTTATGTCAAGACTCTCATTCCTTATTTATAAGATAATTTAAACTAATTCctattaaaaaaatatacaaaatagaaaaaaatactcCCTTTTCTCTTTCTTATCCTCTCTATTCAAAAGCCTATTGTATTTAGCCTTCTGGTATTCTATGTTTGCCTTCCCACCCCGttgaaaaaaatgataaaagcaCATGACCCATCTCTAGTAGAGATTAGTAGAAAGTAGAGACTAACATTGCATGTGATTACGGCGACCATAATGGTAATTGGTAAACGAGGAATTTGATTATGCTGCCTCTGCTTGTGAATTCTAAGCTCGTGGGGATTTaattaacaacaattatcatttcaatatttaattatactcTTACAACAGCTGCAGGGTGACTGAAAATTTTCCAGCAATCTGGTTT
Proteins encoded in this region:
- the LOC107798776 gene encoding putative pectate lyase 18, which produces MSSLLFIFVLFVTLLLTPLLVSSIQDPELVVQEVHRSINASLTRRNLGYLSCGTGNPIDDCWRCDPNWEKNRQRLADCAIGFGKDAIGGRNGRIYVVTDSGNDDPVNPKPGTLRHAVIQDEPLWIIFKRDMVIQLKQELVMNSFKTIDGRGTSVHISGGPCITIHYSTNIIIHGINIHDCKQSGNGNIRDSPHHSGWWDVSDGDGISIFGGKNIWVDHCSLSNCHDGLIDAIHGSTAITISNNYFTHHDKVMLLGHSDSFTQDKGMQVTVAFNHFGEGLVQRMPRCRHGYFHVVNNDYTHWEMYAIGGSAAPTINSQGNRFLAPNQKFRKEVTKHEDAPESEWKSWNWRSEGDLMLNGAYFRQTGAGASSSTYARASSLSARPSTLVGSMTTNAGPLGCKKGSRC